From Phragmites australis chromosome 5, lpPhrAust1.1, whole genome shotgun sequence, a single genomic window includes:
- the LOC133919666 gene encoding outer envelope membrane protein 7-like, with the protein MAKGGGGQREGNALKTAVIVAGGLALVWVTVETAFRPFLDRLRAAVSRSTDPARDPDQEAPAPAAAAEEEEKAPAPAEPSAPPVPAGLEEKVEEKAAELEEAAAASNKAE; encoded by the coding sequence ATGgcgaagggaggaggaggccagcgcGAGGGCAACGCCCTGAAGACGGCGGTGATCGTCGCCGGCGGCCTCGCGCTCGTCTGGGTCACCGTGGAGACCGCTTTCAGGCCCTTCCTCGaccgcctccgcgccgccgtCTCCCGCTCCACCGACCCCGCCCGCGACCCCGACCAGGAGGCCCCAGCCCCTGCCGCTgcggctgaggaggaggagaaggcgccCGCACCAGCGGAGCCGTCTGCGCCGCCGGTCCCGGCCGGGCTGGAGGAGAAGGTCGAGGAAAAGGCGGCCGAGTtggaggaggccgccgccgcctccaacAAGGCCGAGTGA
- the LOC133918062 gene encoding uncharacterized protein LOC133918062, with translation MEGKKPAAADVTIAVVLRPACSSSSSSAPALPRQTWSALQVVQGIVYGAPVLPVLENGCPAGAGEMLRLVAEGNVHGVVVGTTNSHLRSSGRIPMICPGGFIDLNAMAPDVGEPQAERLPVICAYCNCAFCFGEYEVSILSPPPGYIYPKPPVPVTADLLTPPPVGALYVDGGLLAPGTTPVPLVVCSDLHHFMVAMGMLKLPRGAPSLVWRRPTTLGVLPISVGATGGSLQHEEPAPGGSSSVPRAPAPPPNESSCAGARWKFVMPGHEDMVRLTLARRSYLDLDLNL, from the coding sequence ATGGAGGGCAAGAAGCCGGCCGCCGCCGACGTGACGATCGCGGTGGTCCTGCGGCccgcctgctcctcctcgtcgtcgtccgcGCCGGCGCTGCCGAGGCAGACGTGGTCCGCCTTGCAGGTGGTTCAGGGGATCGTCTACGGCGCGCCGGTCCTCCCGGTTCTTGAAAACGGGTGTCCAGCCGGCGCCGGGGAGATGCTGCGGCTGGTGGCCGAGGGGAACGTCCACGGCGTGGTGGTGGGGACGACGAACAGCCACCTGCGCTCCTCCGGCCGGATCCCGATGATATGCCCGGGTGGCTTCATCGACCTCAACGCCATGGCGCCGGACGTCGGCGAGCCCCAGGCCGAGCGCCTCCCTGTGATCTGCGCCTACTGCAACTGCGCGTTCTGCTTCGGTGAGTACGAGGTCAGCATTCTCAGCCCTCCCCCGGGGTACATCTACCCGAAGCCCCCCGTGCCGGTCACCGCTGACCTTCTCACGCCGCCGCCGGTGGGGGCCCTGTACGTCGACGGCGGCCTCCTGGCACCCGGGACCACGCCGGTGCCCCTGGTGGTCTGCTCCGACCTGCACCACTTCATGGTCGCCATGGGCATGCTGAAACTGCCGCGCGGCGCGCCATCTCTGGTGTGGAGGCGTCCCACGACGCTGGGTGTTCTGCCAATATCTGTGGGTGCCACTGGTGGTAGCCTGCAGCACGAGGAGCCTGCACCGGGGGGCAGCTCGTCTGTGCCGCGTGCTCCGGCGCCTCCTCCGAACGAGTCGAGCTGCGCTGGTGCTCGCTGGAAATTTGTGATGCCCGGGCACGAGGACATGGTCCGCCTCACCTTGGCCCGGAGGAGTTACCTGGATCTGGATCTCAATCTCTAG